Sequence from the Nasonia vitripennis strain AsymCx chromosome 5, Nvit_psr_1.1, whole genome shotgun sequence genome:
TGTCGTGTTAATATATAATGTGCATCTGTGCGCAAGTGTACGCGCATATACATGCGCGTTCCATCGCGTATCGCCATATCGGCTGCGCTGCGATATAAGTAGTAGTAGGCGGGGGCTCTCTCGAGCCGACCGACAGCAGGATATCTCTGGAGAAACCAGCTGCGTAGCTCCTGATCAATTTCCGAGTTATGAGTTTTATCGAGCGCCGCCTTCGCGCGGAGCTGTATTAGCTGTGTATAAAGCAGTAGGCAACTCCGGGCAGCAAGTATCCAGCTCCAGACCGGAGGCAAGCACACACTTACGATTAATAAGGACCATTCCAGCAGCATGATTCATTCGGGCTCGGCTCCCATACAACGCGTGTGTCAGTGTGCAAGCGCAGCGTTAAAACGGTAATAAAACGAAGAAAGTCAGGGAGAAGTTATTATTGCAGGCCGTGGCTGCAGCAGAGAGAAGAGCAGACTGCACACGAGTGGCGGCTGCGAGATGAACAAGTGCAGACCGCTGCAAGCTGCCTCAGTGCGGGACTGCTGCAGCTGCCGCTACTGCTCGAGTTATTAGTGACAAGCTCCTGAGTAACaagtaataacaataaatgCCTCTGTATCTGCGAGTCGACCAGCAGCGCAGGCCAACTGCAGCCATGGAGGATTTCAACGAGACCGCGGAGGTCTCCGTCGTCGACGTCTACGACATCGCCTCCGAGATCGGCAAAGAGTGCGAAAAGCTCATCGACACGTACGGCGCCGATTCTATAACCAACCTGATGCCCAAGGTGATCAATGCTCTCGAGCTACTCGAAAGCTTCGCCACGAAAAATGAACGCGAGAACACGACGGTCCAGGAACTCAGGACCAAGATTTCACAGCTCGAATCGGATAAGATTGGCAAAGCCGAAGACAGACAGCGCTTCGAAAAGGTATACTTCTACATGCTTTTACTTTCACGATTATagagaatttaaaattcaaacttGACCGCGTCACGCATTCCAGGAACTCGAGCAAATTGAGGAGCATTGGAGACAAGAATCTCGTGATTTGCTGGAGATGGTCACCAGATTGCAAGAGGAAAACAGGCGACTCGCCGCTGCTGTGCAAGAAACTCAAAGCGACAGCGAAGAAAGCACTAAGCAAAGTACGACCGCTACTTCTTTTGTCTCATTCTATCTACCAATAAATGCGAATATTTGCTCACATGCATTGTACTGTATGCAGCTTTCACCGCGAGTCAAGAGGTGGACATCGCAGTGCTGCAGCGCTTGAGAACAATGATTGACAAGCAGAGGGATCAAATTCGCAGTCGCGATCGGGAGCTTTCGCAAAAGAATGAAGAAATCGAAAACGTAAGACTTGCGAGCGATTGTGTGCTAATGTCGAGTATTTCTATTGTACATACATTGTATTATTCCGCAGTTGAACAATCAAGTGGACAAATTGAGCGTTGTTGGCAGGGAACTGAAGCGCAAACAAAGACAAGCACAAATGCAAGCTCGTGGTTTGGTGGAGGAGCGCGCGGATTTTCTAGCACAACTGCAAGATCAAAATCGAGAGCTCATCAATCTCAGAGCGAGGCTTGGCCTCGCGAGAAAGGAAAACGAAGACCTCTCCAAGTCGTCCCAGGCATATCCCGATTTAACAAATAAGGCTGTATACGACTTGGACGATCCCGACAGGCCGAGGTTCACTACCACGGAACTGAAGGAAATTCTGCACGAGAGAAATGAACTGAAAGCCAGAGTCTCGGATCTAGAAGACGAACTCGAGCTGTATCGTCCGAAAGCAGAACCGTAAGTCCATCTATTATCATCTCTTTTATATATCtgtggaaaaaaaaacttgtaattatttttcagagCGGAAGACGAAAAGGATGCTCCAGTTCAAGGTCCACTACCTTATGAACCAGACGACGCTCCATGGAAGAAAGCTTCAGAATCTGGAATACGCAAATTGTAAGCTTCTGCATTCTTTAATTGATTCGTGTTTAATAACAGTTCATCGGCTACATACACGAATTTTCTGTTTAGtttcagaaaaatattttcggaaACGAGTGGTGGCTTCTTGGGTGGTAGCAGTCCACGACGCAGTCTTTCTAGTCTATCGAAAATGGCTCTGTCTGGGAATAGTAGCGGAGAAACTTCGTTTTAATTTGTCAAAGCGTCGTGAAAACATTTCAAAttgccaaaaaaaaaagattaaataaaatgaagaaaaaaagatagACAACTCAACACACATTTATAGTTTTCAGATTTAGGGACAAATTAATGAAAAGTGAAAAGGTAAATTAGCATGGTGCGAAAAGTCGAGTTATTTCCCCAAGTTTGAAATTACGTTTGACTCAACTGTTGCAGACTTACTTGTTCGAAATATTTATGCAACATGTAAGtctatttcatatttttaaatatgtattttatacgatatatttatttattttgcagAGTTGTTACCTTAAATACCATGTTAAAAAGTTGTCTCTAtatgtaaattatttaaatcagTATAATGCAAGATAAacgtgttttattttttgcccAAATTGCTCATTTTTACTCGCGTTAAAACCATTTTCTAaacttgaataataaaaatattaaattttattaaaaattttttactttatttttcccGTTGGATCACGTTTAGGGAAATTgtctgaaattattttttttcagttattTTTACAATCTGGTCGTTTTATTGTAAATCGTAATTAATTTCATTTGATCAATGGTTTCCCTTTATAAACTTCATTATAGTGAAATCCAACCTAGTTTTATTACTTGTATGAAGAAGTGTAAAAAGTGACGAGATTTCCTTACAATAAAGTCAAAGATACCTCGTTGAATTTCTTGTAAGATATTTTTCAAGCTTCTTTTATTCTTCCAAGAAGAAATACTGTCCAGCCCGTTTCTGCTCCAAGTCCTTTGAAaacaattaatatttatgattttagtaattttttagatatctaataataataataataattaaaaaactctTTTAAAATTACCTTAACAGActgatttttgtttattcTCGGTCTAAAGTTGTTGGGATCTCGTCTGAAAGTGATGCCCAACAGTTCTAAAAATCTGTTCATTCCATTC
This genomic interval carries:
- the LOC100116097 gene encoding RILP-like protein homolog, with the translated sequence MPLYLRVDQQRRPTAAMEDFNETAEVSVVDVYDIASEIGKECEKLIDTYGADSITNLMPKVINALELLESFATKNERENTTVQELRTKISQLESDKIGKAEDRQRFEKELEQIEEHWRQESRDLLEMVTRLQEENRRLAAAVQETQSDSEESTKQTFTASQEVDIAVLQRLRTMIDKQRDQIRSRDRELSQKNEEIENLNNQVDKLSVVGRELKRKQRQAQMQARGLVEERADFLAQLQDQNRELINLRARLGLARKENEDLSKSSQAYPDLTNKAVYDLDDPDRPRFTTTELKEILHERNELKARVSDLEDELELYRPKAEPAEDEKDAPVQGPLPYEPDDAPWKKASESGIRKFFRKIFSETSGGFLGGSSPRRSLSSLSKMALSGNSSGETSF